CCATCTTTACTATCTGACACCGATGTCCAATGCCTGAGGTCTTCTCTAaagtcgatgaccgaggactggtcggtacaagtTTCAcattgatatataaaaaaatcaaggagataatataatataatttataccattaaataaaaaaataaacatttgatagtttttgtagtgttattttagttaaatattatcttttattaaatttataatattatataaaaaatataattttataattaattttgatatatttaaacTTATTCTTTTATcgaatttaaacaattttattatttaataaattcacAATTGtataatattgtaataaaaaataactgtATAAtccactaataaaaaaataaaattataatctcataatttttattcttataaaattatttatattttaacattttaaaattataacttttatatatGAAACTATGATCATACGCGCACAAAAATCAATGAAATGAAATGAATTAATGTTAATTAAATTGTTTCCCAAACCACTAAGAAAGGTAATAGAATGATGACTATTATTATAACAACATATGACAACCCACATTACACTCTTAGTGTTATCATTTTATACCATACCAAAATAAATTACTATAAATTACAAAACTTATAAAATGACAGCTACAAACATTAAAAgtaagataataaaaaaaatatgtaaatttttttatttattaattgtcATAActatatatacaaataaataaatagttattaAGATATTAAATGTAGAATTATAAGAAAGTAGGTgaaaaaaacaacttaaaaatatatgaCTGTAATCTATCATCTTGAATTCAAACTAACAaggtgaaaaaataaaaatagaagagTGATAATCCCTGCAAGCAGAAGAATGATGTTATTGAAAAACacctaaaaaaataacttataatcatgaattaaaatatatatttgtcaGAGGTTATTTTTTACACACCGtgactgtatttttttttaattctaccACAGAAATTTTGTTAGATATTTACACACTGTCATTATATtgttacaaaataaattaattgatttttaaagttttaatattacattatttcatataattttgttatgaaAGGAGTTCCtaatattgaaaaaaagaaaaacttttaCCAATAATGCACTATATTTCATTtagattattaaatattattatatgctTTTATTTGgaaatatttcatttattttaatattattatattgtttaatgtaatttatattaatttaatttattgtgacaaaaaaaataactaatctGATTTTATTTGGAAAAAGTTATATACTTATATAATATGTTACCAAAatagtgagaaaaaaagtaGAAGtgcaaagacaaaataaaaaataatataaaaataaaaatatttttaaatattaaatacttttttcatataataaatatataaaaattaatgactTAATTTCTCATATAACACTATTTACTCTTTTATTTTCTCCATCTAacatctttttgtttttatttccctatctagcactattttatttttattttcctatctaccaccttttcaaaagtaaaaaaaaaattaaaaaaattaataattttaattttaaatgcattaaaaaaataaatatttgtaatgttaaaatagttattattgaataaagaaatgagtttttataaaataaaaataaaagaagtaataaattaaaaatgtgtagtttaataaatgaagaaaataaaaaattaaaccttacaataacataaaagttgaatttataaacataaattagtatttatttttattattattgatgatgtaattatgttatttcaagtaaaagatatattatataattatgaaaaaatcaaaatcaaatagTGATAATATTAAAGGGTCTACCTTAAATGTAAAATTATGTGTGtccattattaattaataataattaaatatattttttttataattatataatgtattttttactaaaaattaagataattacatcaataataataaataaaacaaaagatgatagatagaaaataaaaagtgaaaaatgagAATAAAACCGGATAAAATCCGTATAAAGCCGACCCGATATCCATAGACCCAGTTTGAGTTGCAGGGTGAAGCAAGTAACCCTAATGCTATATGCTTTTCTGAAACGTTCTCACCACACGCCTTTCTCTTCGAACCGCTTTGCTCTCTTCCTTCTGTCAGGGGAAAACGAATCTCATCCTTTTCAACTCTTCGAACCGCCATGGCCGATCGCTTGACGCGTATTGCCATAGTGAGCAACGACAGGTGCAAGCCCAAGAAGTGCCGCCAGGAGTGCAAAAAGAGTTGTCCAGTGGTCAGAACCGGTAAGATCTGATTCCTCCCCCTTTCGATTCCAAACCCTAATTTTCCTCACTCTCTCAATTCTAACGGCTTTATGGGAACTCGATGTCATTACAGGTAGATTATGTATTGAGGTTACTTCAGCCTCGAAGATTGCTTACATTTCTGAGGAATTGTGCATTGGATGCGGTATATGTGTTAAGGTATTGTTGGAGATGCTGTTACTGTGTTTCCAGGTGGATTTCTGTGTGTAATCAGATTGTTGTTTGTGTAGAAATGTCCTTTTGAAGCTATTCAGATTATCAACTTGCCAAAGGACTTGGATAAGGATACTACTCATAGATACGGTCCCAATACTTTTAAGCTGCATAGGTGAGTTCACTCTGTTGTTTTGTAGTAGAAATTTGAGGCTGTGGGTTTTGTTGTTTGTGATGAACTGTGTTGTGTTGTGGTGGCAGGTTGCCCGTGCCAAGGCCCGGCCAGGTGCTTGGGTTGGTTGGGACGAATGGGATTGGGAAGTCCACTGCCCTTAAAGTTTTGGCTGGGAAGTTGAAGCCGAATTTGGGTCGATTCACTGTAAGAACTGGGAATTTGCCCGTCTTCACTGCTTAATTGTTTGGGTTTTATGTTGACCctgtttgatttttgtttttggttgCAGAACCCCCCTGATTGGCAGGAAATTTTGACCTACTTTCGAGGATCTGAATTACAGAATTACTTTACTCGGATTCTCGAGGATGATTTGAAGGTGAAGTCCACTTTGTTGTTTAATATGTATGCAAGCGAGGATGTCTTAATGGCTTAGACTGGCAGTCTAATACTGATTAGATAAAATATTCTCATTGATTGCCGTGTGATTTTCTGATTTggatattttttcttcttaatatTCTACTTATTCTTGATAGTGTACTTACTGGACCAATTCCCAATCATGTGATGTTAGAGTCCATGGAACTAGTCTGTTATAATTGTTTCCAGTGAGAAGGGATACACTAATTTTGGGATTGGCAACCGAGTTGGGATATTGATAGCATTGTTTAGGAATGAAGTTAGGAGAGCTTATTATTATACTGCAACTTCATTTATGGTGGAGTGCAGCTCATAGTGGGAAGGCAACTATCCATCACAAAATTATGACCGATGGTGAAGCCTTACGGTGGGAGAACGGAGAAGCATGATACACACTCACACACAAAGTGCACTAAAAAACTGCAGGTACAATGAAAGAGAAGTTATAAGTTTATATATGAAGATCAATAAACTACaaacatataaaattaatatatagcTATCCAAATTCTCAAACTCGAGGGGTAATATGATAAATCTCATATGAAAATGAAAACCTGAATTATTAGAGAACAAGTTGATTACTGTCAGCTCTGATTAATAATATTTGGTGCTTCAGTAATCCGTATCATTATTGATATGCTATAATTATTACTCTATTTCATTTGTTTTAAATAGTAATTCACCAATTTTCCATGAATGAGGCTGTGTCATACATTGATTGATACATTAAAATGGtgtattttcataaataaattgtCTCACTAAATACCACAATGCATATTTTAAGGTAGAGCACATATATATGTTCGTTTATCAAATGTCACTAATTGATAGGGATATGGGCCCATTGTTAATCCAAGTTGATGTGACTAGTCATTGACTAGTATGTAGTAGGAGGAAAAAGGGGAGACATCGAGGGGAGAAGCTTAATAAGAGAATGTTATAAGCAAGTCAATTATTTGGGGACTAGAGATAGGAGGTGGCAGGAGGCAACTAGGAATGGATTCAGCCACTATGGCAGGTGTCTCAGTTCTTTTAGTgtttccttcttttaatttccATGCATGTTCTTTCCAGAAATTCATTCATTGTTACTATTCTTTGAGAATTCACTTCCTGAAATTAAAGAAGTAATGTCCAGGAATGGGATGATGTGTGTTTTGTCCTACATAATTATTATGGTGATACAAAATTTAAAGGCCTTGTAATATATAAAGATCTGTACTTCAACTGAAGGCATTGTAATCCTTTGGTAGTTATCCTACataatttttaatctttatgGAAATTTTGGTTTATCCTTACATGATGGCTTGCATTTGCCGTGCATACATTTTTTTTGAATATTCATTCATTAACATCAGTTACTTGAATTTTTGTCTTGATCATATTAAAATAGTATTCTGATTAAAAGATAGCTTTCTTCTTTCtagtaattttatatatatggtATCATCAATCTTGGTTTGTTGACCATATTTGCAcagctatttttattttaatatatctgTATATGATTTATGTAGGCTATCATCAAGCCTCAGTATGTTGACCATATTCCAAAGGCTGTGCAAGGAAATGTGGGGCAGGTGCTAGACCAGAAAGATGAGAGAGATATGAAGGCGGAGCTTTGTGCTGATCTTGAGCTTAATCAAGTTATAGATCGTAATGTTGGGGATCTGTCAGGTGGTGAGCTCCAAAGATTTGCCATTGCGGTTGTTGCAATCCAGAATGCTGAGATATACATGTTTGATGAACCGTCTAGTTATCTTGATGTGAAACAGAGGCTGAAAGCTGCACAAGTTGTTCGATCATTGCTTAGGCCTAATAGGTTTTTTGCCCTTTTCTCCATTACTATATGTTTAAAAATGTTGTCTGCATCATATGTTCTTCACCAAATTACTTCCAATATAAATACTGAATCTGTTTGCTTCTCCCTTTTTCCAGTTATGTAATTGTTGTAGAGCATGATCTCAGTGTCTTGGACTACTTATCAGACTTTATTTGCTGTCTATATGGCAAACCTGGTGCATATGGAGTTGTGACACTTCCTTTCTCGGTCAGAGAAGGAATTAACATTTTCTTGGCTGGCTTTGTACCAACAGAAAATCTTAGGTTTCGGGATGATTCACTTACCTTCAAGGTATATTATGCTTCATGCATCCCCTTCATCTCATGTGCTGATTCTAAACCATTCTGAGGAAAATGAAAAGATTTGGTACTTGAATTTAGTGGTGAT
The sequence above is a segment of the Phaseolus vulgaris cultivar G19833 chromosome 2, P. vulgaris v2.0, whole genome shotgun sequence genome. Coding sequences within it:
- the LOC137811090 gene encoding ABC transporter E family member 2 isoform X1, which gives rise to MADRLTRIAIVSNDRCKPKKCRQECKKSCPVVRTGRLCIEVTSASKIAYISEELCIGCGICVKKCPFEAIQIINLPKDLDKDTTHRYGPNTFKLHRLPVPRPGQVLGLVGTNGIGKSTALKVLAGKLKPNLGRFTNPPDWQEILTYFRGSELQNYFTRILEDDLKAIIKPQYVDHIPKAVQGNVGQVLDQKDERDMKAELCADLELNQVIDRNVGDLSGGELQRFAIAVVAIQNAEIYMFDEPSSYLDVKQRLKAAQVVRSLLRPNSYVIVVEHDLSVLDYLSDFICCLYGKPGAYGVVTLPFSVREGINIFLAGFVPTENLRFRDDSLTFKVAETPQESAEEAQTYARYKYPTMTKTQGNFKLRVVEGEFTDSQIIVMLGENGTGKTTFIRMLAGLLKPDSIEGGSEAEMPEFNVSYKPQKISPKFQSTVRHLLHQKIRDAYTHPQFVSDVMKPLLIEQLMDQEVVNLSGGELQRVALCLCLGKPADIYLIDEPSAYLDSEQRIHAAKVIKRFILHAKKTAFVVEHDFIMATYLADRVIVYAGQPSIDCIANSPQSLLSGMNLFLSHLDITFRRDPTNFRPRINKLDSTKDREQKSAGSYYYLDD